Sequence from the Ereboglobus luteus genome:
TCGGCGATCAAATTGGTGAACTCCTGCGTCACGGCCTCCTGCACCGGCGTGTGCTCGGTGGCGGCAATCATGTCGCTGAACGCGCTGTCCGAATCATCGCCCAGCTGCATTTCGAGCGAAATGGAATCCTGCCGGCGTCGGCGGAAAAAATACCAGTAGCGATTGCGCGAAAGGTTCAACGCGATGCGATACAGCCATGTGGCCAGCGACGAGTCGCCGCGAAAATTTGCCAGCGCCCGGTGCGCGCGAATAAAAGTGTCCTGCGTGATCTCTTCCGCGTCGGCGGCATTGTGCAGAAGATTGTTCGCCAGTCCGAAGATGCGCGTGCGATAGCGTTCCATGATTTCCGTGAACGCGGACTCTTCGCCCGCCCGAAAACGGCTCACCAGCTTCCGGTCATGAGCCGCCTCGCGCGCGGTGATCTCGGATGGCGTCATCTCCGGCGTCGATGCGACGCTAAATGGGTTCGCTGATGCTGTTGTGTGATGGAGTGTGTTCATAAGTTATTCGAAAGACTTGCTGCGTGCGCACTGGGCAGCCAACGCGCGTGCTGCACCAACAGCTTTCATGCCATCCACATAAATGGCAACATAACGCGATGAATATTAGGGTATTAAAATATTTTTTTACATATCCACCTTTTTGGAGTTAGCGCAAAATGCACGAACACCAACACCTCCGGTATGCAAAATGCACGATAGCCGACAATTGCGTCACGCCGCAATGAATCAACGGCGCGCGGAAGCTTTTTTCGAATAACTGCCGCGACTGACCGCTTTTTTGCCGGTTGGTTTCACGGGTTTGCGAAAATTGCCGGATTTTAACGCCTCTATCTGGTCGCGCAAAACGGCTGCGCGCTCGAACTCCAGGCGTGCGGAGGCCTCGGACATTTCGTTTTCCAACTCCGCGATGACCGCCTGCACCTCGTCGGGGCTCGTCTCGGCCATGGCGAGCGCGACTTCGTCGTCGTGACCGTCGCCCGTGCCGCTGCCATCGTAGGTGTGCAGGCTCGTTTGCGCGGCGCGTTTCACGCTGCGCGGGGTGATGCCGTGCTCGCGGTTGTAGGCGATTTGTTTTTCGCGGCGGTAATTCGTTATCTCGATCGTGTTGCGGATCGAGTCGGTGATGTTGTCGGCGTAAAAAATGACGCGGCCTTTTTCGTGGCGCGCGGCGCGGCCCGCGGTTTGCACGAGCGAGGTCTGGCTGCGCAGAAAACCCTCCTTGTCGGCGTCGAGGATCGCGACAAGCGCGACCTCGGGCAGGTCGAGCCCTTCGCGCAGAAGGTTGATGCCCACAAGCACGTCGAAATTGCCGAGGCGCAGGTTGCGCAAAATCTCCACGCGCTCGATCGCGTCGATGTCGGAGTGCAGGTATTCGACGCGGATTTTCTGGTCGCGCAAATATCCGGTGAGGTCTTCCGAGAGGCGTTTTGTGAGCGTGGTGACGAGCACGCGCTCGCCCGCGGCGACGGCCTTTTTGATTTCGGCGATGAGATCCTCAACCTGTCCCTTGATCGGGCGCATCACGATCTCGGGATCGAGCAGGCCCGTCGGGCGGATGAGCTGCTCGGCGACCACGGCGGAGTGCTCCATCTCGAACTTCGCGGGCGTGGCGGAGACGTAAACGGTCTGGCCGGTGACGCGCTCGAATTCGTCGAACGCCTGCGGGCGGTTTTCGAGCGCCGAGGGCAGGCGGAAGCCGTGGTTGACGAGGTTTTGCTTGCGGGCGCGGTCGCCGTTGAACATGCCGCCGATTTGCGGGATGGTGGCGTGCGATTCGTCGATGAAGAACAGCGCGTCCTTCGGGAAAAAGTCGAGCAGGCAAAACGGCCGGTCGCCGGGTTTGCGCGCGGCCATGTGCATGGAGTAGTTTTCGATGCCGTTGCAGAATCCCATTTCCTGGAGCATTTCCAGGTCGTAGTTGGTTTTCATGCGGATGCGCTGGGCCTCGAGGAGCTTGCCCTGCGACTCGAACCAGGCGACGCGCTCGTCGAGCTCGATCTTGATGGCGTCGATCGCCTTTTCGAGTTTGTCGCGCGAGGTCACGTATTGGTTTGCCGGATACAAGTCGAACTGGTCGAGCTTGCGGAGCGTGTTGCCGGTGAGCGGTTCGAACTCGGTGAGCGCGTCCACGTCGTCGCCAAAAAACTCGACGCGCAGCCCGTGCTCCAGATACGCGGGCATGATGTCCACGACGTCGCCGCGCACGCGAAACGTGCCGCGCTTGAGCTCGTAGTCGTTGCGCTCGTAAAGATTTTCGACGAGGCGCTCAAGCAGGCGGTTTCGCCCGAGCGGGCGGTTGAGGCGAATCTGGATGCGTTGCTCGGCGAAGTCTTCCGGCGAGCCGAGACCGTAGATGCACGACACGCTGGCGACGACGATCACATCGCGGCGCGAGACGAGCGAGCTGGCGGCGGCGATGCGCAGGCGCTCGAGCTCGTCGTTGCGCGAGGAATCCTTTTCGATGTAGGTGTCGCTCGACGCGATGTAGGCCTCGGGCTGGTAATAGTCGTAGTAGGAGACGAAGTATTCGACGGCGTTTTCGGGGAAAAAATTCTTGAACTCGGAGTAGAGCTGCGCGGCGAGGGTTTTGTTGTGCGAGATGATGAGCGCGGGCCGGTCGAGGCGCGCGATGACGTTGGCCATCGTGAAAGTTTTGCCCGAGCCGGTGACGCCGAGAAGCGTCTGGTGCTTGTGGCCCGCGCGGATGGAATCGACGAGCGTGTCAATCGCCTGCGGCTGGTCGCCCGTGGGCTTGTATTCGGCGCTGAGTTTGAAAAGGGACATCGTTTGAAAACTTTCAAATCATAAAGTCCCAGATTCCAAAAAAATCTCAAATCCCGAAATTTAAAAAAATGGTTCCCGCGCCAGACGCCAGGCGGCTACTGTTGCTTTTCTCCCGTTATTTTCCCCTCGCCCCGCGTTCATCGTTTTATCCCAATTCACCAACCTCATGCTTCCGCAGAAAATCCTCGTCGCCCCCGATAAGTTCAAGGGCACCCTCACCGCAACCCAGGCCGCGCGCGCAATCGAACGCGGACTGCGAGCCCGTGTGCCGGGGGGCGGCGCGCTTGCCGTCCGACTGCTTCCGATTGCCGACGGCGGCGAGGGCACGACCGATGCGATTTGCGCCGCGCTTCCCGGCGCGCGCCTTGTGGCGGTTCCGTCAGCCGGCCCGTTTGGCGAGCCGCGCGAGGGCGAGGCCGCCGTCTCGGGCAGCGATGCGTTTTTTGAAATGGCCTGCGTCTCCGGCCTCAAGCTCGTGACGTCGCAATCGCGCGATCCTTGGCGCGCCACAACGCGCGGTGTCGGCGAAATGCTGCGCGCGCTTGCTGTGGGTGGCGCGAAAAAAATCCATGTCGGCCTCGGCGGGAGCGCCACCAACGACGCGGGGCTTGGCGTCGGCGCGGCGCTCGATTATCGCTTTCTCGACGCGCGGGGAAACGAGGTCGTTCCGCTTCCCGAAAACTATGAGCGCATCACCGGCATCGTTGCGCCCGCGAAAAATCCGCTCGAAGGCGTGGAGGTGACCGGTTTGTGCGATGTCACCAATCCGCTGCTTGGTTCCGACGGCGCATCGCATGTTTACGGTCCGCAAAAAGGCCTGCGCGATCCCGCGCGCCTCGACGCCGTGCTGGCGCGCATTGCCGGGCTGGTCGCGCGCGACATGGGCGTCGATTACCGTGACACGCCGGGTGCGGGGGCGGCGGGCGGGCTTGGTTACGGCTTGATGACTTTTGCCGGCGCAAAATTGAAACCCGGTTTTGAAACAATTGCAGCGCTCGCCGGAATTGAGGCGGCGGTGCGCGAATGCGATTTGGTCATCACTGGCGAAGGCAGGCTCGACAACCAGACACTTTTTGGAAAAGGCCCCGCCGAACTTGCGCGCCTCGCCCGCCGCGAAGGGAAGCCCGTGGTCGCCTTTGGCGGGTGCGTTGAAGCCGGCGCGGAAAAAGGCCTGCGCGAGGTTTTTGCCGATATTTACACGCTTACCGGCGCCGACTCCGCGGGCGCGGGAGCTGGCGCCGCGCTTGAGGCCGCCGCCAGTCGTTTCGCCGCGGAAAGAATGCAATCCTGAGCGCGCGTAATCACGCCGGGGCAAAAATCACCACACGAGCAACCCGCTTGCGAAGGTCAGGCCGGCGCCGACGCTGCAGAAAATAATTTTGTCACCCGGGACAAAAATCTCCTCTTCCGCGGCCCAGCCGAGCGCCATCGAAATGCTCGCCGCCGAGGTGTTGCCGTATTTGCCGATCGTCACGACAAATTTTTCGTAGGGAATGCCGACGCGTTTGCTCACGGCGCGCAGGATGCGCTCGTTGGCTTGGTGCGGCACGATCCATGCGATGTCCTCGGCTTTCAGGTTGTGGCGCTTGAGCGTCGATTCGATCTGGTCGGCAAACGCGATTACGGCGTGCTTGAACACAACGCCGCCGTTCATCTGGAGATAAAAATCGTGATGATCCTCGCCGCTCTTGTGCGGGAAGGGGCGGCGCGCGCCGCCGCCGGGGCGCTGGATCGCCTCGAATTGGTTGGCGTCGCCGGCGAGCGCCATGGGGGCGAGGCGGTGTCCGCCGGCCGCGTTGGTGAGGATTGCCGCGCCCGCGCCGTCGCCGAAGAGAAACGCCGTGGCGTGATCCTTCGGGTTGGTGATGCGAGAGAGGAGCTCGGCGGTGACAACGATCAGTTTTTTTGCGGTGCCGGCGCGGATGAATGCGCGTCCGACTTCGAGCGCGTAGAGCCAGCCGGCGCAGGCGGCGTTGAGGTCGAACGCGAGCGCGTGCGGAATGCCGAGCTGCCTGGCCAGCGCGCTGGCCATTGAGGGCACGGGCTGGTCGGGGATGAGTGTCGCCATGATCACGCCGTCGATTTGTGACACGTCCATTTTTGCCTGCGCGAGCGCGTGGAGCACGGCGGTGGCGGCGAGGCTTGTGGCCGATTCGCCCTCGCCGGCGTAGCGGCGTTCGCGTATGCCGGTGAGCTTGAGGACCGCCTCCTCGGTCATGTCGGGAAATTCTTTCAAGATGTCCGTGTTTGTGCGCACGACCTTCGGGAAGGCGTAGCCGACTCCCGCGATGCACACGGTTTCGTCGGCGGGTTTGGCCGCGGCGGGGATTGTGCGCTTGGCAAGCCACGCGGTGACATCGTCGCCCGATACGCGTCCGCCGGGGCCGGTGGGCGTGATGTCGGTGATCGCCGTGTGGTTGAGGCCGGCTTCCTGGACGAGCTTGATTGCGCGCGGAGTCCATTGCACTGCGGTTGCTGCCGGGGCGGACTTGACCGGGGCGGGCGGTGGCGGCGTTGCGGGTTTGGCGGGGGCCGGGGTTGTTTTTGGTGCCGGTGCCGGCACGGCGGGATTTCCAGTTGCCTGCAGATGCTTCAAAGTCTCGTCGCTCGTTTCCATGCGCAGGAATGGCGCGCCCGAGGGCATGATGTCGCCCGCGCGCCCGAATATTTCGCGCACGACGCCGGCGCATGGCGACTCGAATTCAAAAACAGATTTATCGCTTTCGAGCTCGGCGAGCTTTTGGCCCTTGGAAACTTGCGCGCCGGGTTGCACGATGATGTCGATCACCGTCAACTCGCTAACCGTCGCGCCCATTGAAGGCATGGGAATGTCGATAAGAAAGGTATCCATTTTGTGAAGGGTGGCGTTAAATAGTGCGAAGCCTCGAATCGCAAGCACGCCTTCGCAAATTGAAAATTTATCAAAACGTTTTGAACGCGCGCGATTTTCTGCAATTTTCAACGGCAGGTAACAATTAAAAGGACACAACCCATGCGCGACATTCCCTTTGGCAAGACCATCAAAATCCATCCGCTCGCCTGGCTCTGGGAGCCGCTTGAGGGCGACCCGAGTTTCATGCTCCGTTCCATGTTTGGCGGCAAGGCAGCGTATCTCGACGGCAAGCTGATGCTGTTTTTCTTCAAGGGTGAGGAGTCCGAGTGGCGCGGCATGTGCGTGTGCACGGGGCACGAGCACCATGAGTCACTCATTGCGGATTTCCCCGCGCTGGCCCCGCACCCGGTTTTGCCGAAGTGGTTGTATTTGCAAGAGGAGCACGAGCGCTTCGAGTCGGTTGCCGAAAAAATCGTCGCACTCGCCAGGAGGCGAGACCCGCGTCTCGGCGTGATCGGCAAGCCCAGGCGCAAAAGAGGAAAGGGAAAGCGCACGGCGGAGCGGAGCGCCCCGGGACGCCGGACGCGACGAGGTCGCGACCTTTGAGTTTTTCAAACACTCGTTTTGCCGGGCGCGTTGCGCCTCGTCCGGTGACTCGGAGTCGTGGCTGAGCCTCTTCGCGATATTACTGGTTATCACTCATCCGCGACGGATTTTGCCGCGGGTTTGCCGCCCGATTGATGCGTAAGCGTTTCGACGAATTTTTTCATCGCGGGCGTGAGCACGCGGCCTTTGCGGTGGAGGATTGCCAGCGGGCGTGTGAATTCTTTTCCGGCGAACTGCACGACGGCGAGCGTGCCCTGTTTGGCCTCCTGCTGCACGGTGGCTTGCGGCACGATGGACACGCCGTGGTCGATTTCGACTGCGCGCTTCACCGTCTCGATATTGTCGAATTCCATGACGGGTTCGATTTCCATTTTGCCATCGCGGAAAATCTGGTCGACCGCCTTGCGCGTCGGGATGTCGGGATCAAAACCGATGAACTTTTGCCCGACCAGATCGTCGAGCGTGATCGAGGAGCGCTTGGCGAGCGGATGCGCCGGGTGCGTGATGAGCACGAGCCGGTCGTTGCGGAACGGCAGCATCTCGACCTGGCGCGTTTTTACCGGAAACGCGACGAGTCCGAAATCGACCGAGTTGTGCAGGATGTCCTCATACACGAGGTTTGAGCGGCGGTATTCGATGCGCACGTTGACCGACGGGTAGTCGTGCAGGAAGCGCTTGATGAACGGCGGCAGCTCGTGCAGGCCGATCGAATAAATCGTCGAAATGCGAATGGTGCCGCTGATCACTTTTTTCATCTCCTGCAACTCGCTCAGCAACTTGTCGTATTGGTGCAGGATTTCCTTGGATGTCTCGTAAATGCGCATGCCCTCGCGCGTGAGTTGAAACTGCTTCTGGCTGCGGTCGATGAGCAGCGTCTTGAAGTTGCGCTCCATCGCGCGCGCCTGCTGGCTCACCGCCGACTGTGTAATGTGGTTGATCTTGGCCGCCTTTGAGAAACTTTTTGTCTCAACAAGGTCGGCGAATACTTTGAAATTTTCCAGTTGCATGTTTCCCTAATAAGAATGCTTCACTATAAATCGCGCTAATCGATGCGCAACCTATTAAAATTTTTTTCAACCATGATCACTTTTGAGCAGTATAAGATGCGCGCTGATGAGTTGCGGGAGCAAATGGCCGCGGCCTGTCGCGACGCCGGGCGCGATCCGTCTGAGGTGCGATTGCTGGCGGTCACCAAGACGCACGATGCCTGGGCGGTGGATTACGCGGCGCGCCACGGACTTGCCCTCGTCGGCGAAAACCGCGTGCAGGAAGCCGCCTCCAAAAAACCGCTCGTCTCGCCCGAAACCGCCGCCGCGATGAGCGCGGGCAAACTGAAATGGGAGCTGATCGGCCACCTGCAAAGCAACAAGGCGCGCCTCGCCGCCGAGCTCTTCGACCGCGTGCAAAGCGTGGACGGCGAAAAACTCCTCCGCCATCTTGACCGCGCTGCCGGCGAGCTTGGCAAAACGCTTCCGATCCTTTTGCAAATCAACGCCGGCAACGACCCCGCGAAATTCGGCGCCGAACCCGCGGACGCCCCGCGCCTGCTTGACACCGCGCTCGCGCTTCCGCACCTGCGCGTGGACGGCCTCATGACAATCGCGCCGCTTTCCGAAAATCCCGGCGAAATGCGCCAGATGGCCGTGCGCACCTTTGCGAACTTGCGCGCCATCCGCGACGATCTCGCCGAGACGCGCGGCACCGCGCTTCGCGAACTCTCGATGGGCATGACGGGCGATTACAAGGAGGCGATAGCCGCGGGCAGCACGATCATCCGGGTCGGCACGGCGTTGTATGGCGCGCGGGAGTGACGGCGTGCGGACTCTCCGCTTGCCCGCAAGAGCCGGATGATATTATTTTCATAATCAACACATCCCAATTCCATGAAAACTATCCCTCTTGCTTTTATCCTCGCCTGCCTTCTTGCAATCACCGCCAATGCCGCCGATCGCTCCATCACCACCATTGGAAATGTTCGTATCGAGATACCCGCCGACAAAGTCAAAGTCCGAGTTTCCATCCAGGCTGTCGATCCGACGCTTGATGGCAGCAACGCCAAGCTCGACGCGCTGGTGGACGAGTTTTTTAAAAAAGCCAAGTCACTCGGTATTCGTAAGAATGAGATTGTCCTGAACAGCCGCATGGCTGAAAAAGAATGGGTGCGTGATGGGCGTCGGCGCATCGACAATGGTTTCAGCTCAGCTATTTCCCTAACGCTTACGCTGAATGATGTGTCCAAATTTCCCGAACTGGCGACTTACGCAGGTCTTCGCGAAGAACTCTCATTGTGGGGAACAAAGTATACATCGTCAAAAGAGGGCGAGGCGCGCAAAAAAGCCATCACTGGCGCGCTCAAGGCGGCGCGAGACAAGGCTGAACTCCTCGCCAAAGCGGGCAACGCTACACTCGGGCAATTGATATCTGCCGAGGAAATGGATGTGGAACCGAAAAGCAGATATGGTTCTATTAGTTCGAATAACTTCACGCAGATGGAGATTTCCGAAGGCGTCCAGTCGGTTGAGTTTTCTGTGCGAGTGACCGCGACCTTTGAATTGAAATAAGGCGTATCGCTTGCCGAAAATCCGCACTGTAAAACACCTTGATGCTCGCGTTCGGTTTCGCGGGCGTTTCTGTTGAGCAGACACTGTTTCCTTTTTAATCATGCACAAACCCTCGGCCCTGCTCTCCGCGTTTTTCGCGCTCACCATCCTCGCCGCTTTTTCGAATGCGCAGACCCCCTCCGCTTCCGACTCCGCGCGCGAACGCGTTTCGTTCAACGCCGGCTGGCGCTTCGTGCGCGAGGACCCGCCGAATGTCGGCAAGTCGCTCAACTACGAGCGCGTCAAGCCGTGGCTGCTCCCGTGCGGCGACGACTTGCTTAACATGAGCCCGCCCGCCGCGCTCCGTCTGCCGCCGCCGGCGCCAAACCCCGCCCACCTTTACGGTCGCGCCATTGACTACACCACATCCAAATTCAACGACTCTGCCTGGCGCGCGCTCGACCTCCCTCACGACTGGGGCATCGAGGGGCCGTTCTATCAGGAGCTTACCGGCAAGACCGCGAAACTGCCGTGGTTCGGCGTCGCGTGGTATCGCAAAACTTTCGACCTGCCCGCCACCGACGCCGGACGCCGGATCTACCTCGAACTCGACGGCGCGATGTCTTATTCGATGGTTTGGATCAACGGCCAGTTCGCCGGCGGCTGGCCCTACGGCTACTCCTCGTGGCGCGTCGATCTGACGCCGCACATCAAGCCCGGCGCGAAAAACGTGATCGCCATCCGCCTCGACAATCCCCGCGAGGCATCGCGCTGGTATCCCGGCGGCGGCATTTATCGCAACACCTGGCTGCTCAAAACCGCGCCCGTCGCCATTGCGCAATGGGGCGTTTTTGTCACCACGCCGCGCGTCACCGCGACCTCCGCCATCGTCGATGTCGCCGTCACGCTCGACAACAAAACCGACGCTCGCGCCGAAACCAAACTCACCACGCGCCTCTATGCCGCCGACGCCAACGGCGCGCCCTCCGGCTCCGCGATCGCCACCGCCCAACCCGCAGCGCTCAACGCTCCCGCGCTCAACCAAGCGTGGATTTCGCAAACCTTCACGCTCGAAAACCCGCGCCTTTGGAGTCTCGGGGAGCGCAACCGCTACGTCGCGGAAACAGAAATCACCCAAGGTGGAAAAGTCATCGACCGCGTGCTCACGCCCTTCGGAATCCGCTCCATCGAGCACACCACGGAAGGCTTTTTCCTCAACGGCAAACGCGTTCCCATTCGCGGCGTCTGCATGCATCACGACCTCGGCGCGCTCGGTTCCGCGCTCAATCTCCGCGCGCTCGAGCGCCAGATCGAAATCCTCCAGTCGTTCGGCACCAACGCCATTCGCACCTCGCACAACCCGCCCGCGCCCGAACTCCTCGAACTCTGCGACCGCATGGGCATGCTCGTGCAAGTCGAGGCGTTCGATGCCTGGGCCATCGGAAAAGTGCGCGACGACTACTCGCGTCTCTTCCCCGACTGGGCCGAAAAAGATCTCCGCGCCATGGTGCGCCGCGACCGCAATCACCCCAGCGTCATTCAATGGAGCATCGGCAACGAAATCCGCGAGCAAGCCGCGCCCGGCGGATGGAAAACCGCCGCGCATCTCGCCGGTGTCATCCGCGAGGAGGACCGCACGCGTCCCGTCGCCGCCGGCTTTAACGTAATTCAATCCGCCTACAACGGCATGATGACCGCCGTCGACATCGTCGGTTACAATTACAAGCCGCGGGAATACGCCAAGGTTCGCGCCACCCATCCGCACCTCCTGCTCTTGGGCGCCGAAACCGCCTCCACCATCAGCACGCGCGGCGTGTATGTGTTTCCCGTCAGCGACAACAAGGCCGATGGCCTGGATCGTCAAAACTTCCAGATGAGCTCCTACGACCTCTACGCCCCGCGCTGGGCCACCACGCCCGACGACGAAT
This genomic interval carries:
- a CDS encoding RNA polymerase sigma factor, with translation MNTLHHTTASANPFSVASTPEMTPSEITAREAAHDRKLVSRFRAGEESAFTEIMERYRTRIFGLANNLLHNAADAEEITQDTFIRAHRALANFRGDSSLATWLYRIALNLSRNRYWYFFRRRRQDSISLEMQLGDDSDSAFSDMIAATEHTPVQEAVTQEFTNLIADCMERLDTRHREILTMRNVLNLPYDEIASALGINVGTVKSRIARARESLRKLLAESAPEYASASEASDFFEHVRPAPGCEAIAYA
- the uvrB gene encoding excinuclease ABC subunit UvrB, whose amino-acid sequence is MSLFKLSAEYKPTGDQPQAIDTLVDSIRAGHKHQTLLGVTGSGKTFTMANVIARLDRPALIISHNKTLAAQLYSEFKNFFPENAVEYFVSYYDYYQPEAYIASSDTYIEKDSSRNDELERLRIAAASSLVSRRDVIVVASVSCIYGLGSPEDFAEQRIQIRLNRPLGRNRLLERLVENLYERNDYELKRGTFRVRGDVVDIMPAYLEHGLRVEFFGDDVDALTEFEPLTGNTLRKLDQFDLYPANQYVTSRDKLEKAIDAIKIELDERVAWFESQGKLLEAQRIRMKTNYDLEMLQEMGFCNGIENYSMHMAARKPGDRPFCLLDFFPKDALFFIDESHATIPQIGGMFNGDRARKQNLVNHGFRLPSALENRPQAFDEFERVTGQTVYVSATPAKFEMEHSAVVAEQLIRPTGLLDPEIVMRPIKGQVEDLIAEIKKAVAAGERVLVTTLTKRLSEDLTGYLRDQKIRVEYLHSDIDAIERVEILRNLRLGNFDVLVGINLLREGLDLPEVALVAILDADKEGFLRSQTSLVQTAGRAARHEKGRVIFYADNITDSIRNTIEITNYRREKQIAYNREHGITPRSVKRAAQTSLHTYDGSGTGDGHDDEVALAMAETSPDEVQAVIAELENEMSEASARLEFERAAVLRDQIEALKSGNFRKPVKPTGKKAVSRGSYSKKASARR
- a CDS encoding glycerate kinase: MLPQKILVAPDKFKGTLTATQAARAIERGLRARVPGGGALAVRLLPIADGGEGTTDAICAALPGARLVAVPSAGPFGEPREGEAAVSGSDAFFEMACVSGLKLVTSQSRDPWRATTRGVGEMLRALAVGGAKKIHVGLGGSATNDAGLGVGAALDYRFLDARGNEVVPLPENYERITGIVAPAKNPLEGVEVTGLCDVTNPLLGSDGASHVYGPQKGLRDPARLDAVLARIAGLVARDMGVDYRDTPGAGAAGGLGYGLMTFAGAKLKPGFETIAALAGIEAAVRECDLVITGEGRLDNQTLFGKGPAELARLARREGKPVVAFGGCVEAGAEKGLREVFADIYTLTGADSAGAGAGAALEAAASRFAAERMQS
- a CDS encoding beta-ketoacyl-ACP synthase 3; this encodes MDTFLIDIPMPSMGATVSELTVIDIIVQPGAQVSKGQKLAELESDKSVFEFESPCAGVVREIFGRAGDIMPSGAPFLRMETSDETLKHLQATGNPAVPAPAPKTTPAPAKPATPPPPAPVKSAPAATAVQWTPRAIKLVQEAGLNHTAITDITPTGPGGRVSGDDVTAWLAKRTIPAAAKPADETVCIAGVGYAFPKVVRTNTDILKEFPDMTEEAVLKLTGIRERRYAGEGESATSLAATAVLHALAQAKMDVSQIDGVIMATLIPDQPVPSMASALARQLGIPHALAFDLNAACAGWLYALEVGRAFIRAGTAKKLIVVTAELLSRITNPKDHATAFLFGDGAGAAILTNAAGGHRLAPMALAGDANQFEAIQRPGGGARRPFPHKSGEDHHDFYLQMNGGVVFKHAVIAFADQIESTLKRHNLKAEDIAWIVPHQANERILRAVSKRVGIPYEKFVVTIGKYGNTSAASISMALGWAAEEEIFVPGDKIIFCSVGAGLTFASGLLVW
- a CDS encoding LysR family transcriptional regulator, which produces MQLENFKVFADLVETKSFSKAAKINHITQSAVSQQARAMERNFKTLLIDRSQKQFQLTREGMRIYETSKEILHQYDKLLSELQEMKKVISGTIRISTIYSIGLHELPPFIKRFLHDYPSVNVRIEYRRSNLVYEDILHNSVDFGLVAFPVKTRQVEMLPFRNDRLVLITHPAHPLAKRSSITLDDLVGQKFIGFDPDIPTRKAVDQIFRDGKMEIEPVMEFDNIETVKRAVEIDHGVSIVPQATVQQEAKQGTLAVVQFAGKEFTRPLAILHRKGRVLTPAMKKFVETLTHQSGGKPAAKSVADE
- a CDS encoding YggS family pyridoxal phosphate-dependent enzyme codes for the protein MITFEQYKMRADELREQMAAACRDAGRDPSEVRLLAVTKTHDAWAVDYAARHGLALVGENRVQEAASKKPLVSPETAAAMSAGKLKWELIGHLQSNKARLAAELFDRVQSVDGEKLLRHLDRAAGELGKTLPILLQINAGNDPAKFGAEPADAPRLLDTALALPHLRVDGLMTIAPLSENPGEMRQMAVRTFANLRAIRDDLAETRGTALRELSMGMTGDYKEAIAAGSTIIRVGTALYGARE
- a CDS encoding SIMPL domain-containing protein, which produces MKTIPLAFILACLLAITANAADRSITTIGNVRIEIPADKVKVRVSIQAVDPTLDGSNAKLDALVDEFFKKAKSLGIRKNEIVLNSRMAEKEWVRDGRRRIDNGFSSAISLTLTLNDVSKFPELATYAGLREELSLWGTKYTSSKEGEARKKAITGALKAARDKAELLAKAGNATLGQLISAEEMDVEPKSRYGSISSNNFTQMEISEGVQSVEFSVRVTATFELK
- the galB gene encoding beta-galactosidase GalB: MHKPSALLSAFFALTILAAFSNAQTPSASDSARERVSFNAGWRFVREDPPNVGKSLNYERVKPWLLPCGDDLLNMSPPAALRLPPPAPNPAHLYGRAIDYTTSKFNDSAWRALDLPHDWGIEGPFYQELTGKTAKLPWFGVAWYRKTFDLPATDAGRRIYLELDGAMSYSMVWINGQFAGGWPYGYSSWRVDLTPHIKPGAKNVIAIRLDNPREASRWYPGGGIYRNTWLLKTAPVAIAQWGVFVTTPRVTATSAIVDVAVTLDNKTDARAETKLTTRLYAADANGAPSGSAIATAQPAALNAPALNQAWISQTFTLENPRLWSLGERNRYVAETEITQGGKVIDRVLTPFGIRSIEHTTEGFFLNGKRVPIRGVCMHHDLGALGSALNLRALERQIEILQSFGTNAIRTSHNPPAPELLELCDRMGMLVQVEAFDAWAIGKVRDDYSRLFPDWAEKDLRAMVRRDRNHPSVIQWSIGNEIREQAAPGGWKTAAHLAGVIREEDRTRPVAAGFNVIQSAYNGMMTAVDIVGYNYKPREYAKVRATHPHLLLLGAETASTISTRGVYVFPVSDNKADGLDRQNFQMSSYDLYAPRWATTPDDEWRSHDEVPGVMGEFVWTGFDYLGEPTPYNSDTTNLLNFAGAADRARMEKEMNALDKKRVPSRSSYFGIVDLAGFPKDRYYLYQSHWMPDKPMAHILPHWNWPERIGQVTPVHVYTSGDEAELFLNGKSLGRKKRGQYEYRFRWNDVVYAPGELKVVTYKNGKPWAETTTLTTGGAEKLLLAADRREIRADGRDLSFITVTVADKNGRQVPRSMNKINFSITGPGEIVAVDNGDPTSHAPFQASEREAFNGLALVIVRAKPGATGSFTLRAESETLAPAEIAISANQESRE